The Drosophila sechellia strain sech25 chromosome 2R, ASM438219v1, whole genome shotgun sequence nucleotide sequence CAAATCTGAAATTTGAGACGCTATTTAGGTACTGATCTTGTCAGCAGTAAGAACGGCATACCGGAATGTGAAGCGGTACAACTGCTTGAACATCTCGGCGTCCGCCTTGAGCATCTCGATTGTCTGCTCCAGCCGCACCCGGATGCTGGCTATTGTGTCTGCCCTCATCTTATGCAGACCCTCAATGAACTCCACCTTGGTGAATCGGCACATCTGCGAGGCATCCAGGCACCAGGCCAAGACGAGAATCGCGAACTCATCGGGCTGATAGTTGAGGTCATTGCACAATCGCTCGATGCCGTCCGTGAGTATCATCTCCTCGTCGTCTGGATCTTTGTACTCATCGAATAGTTTGCTCAGCGTCTGGTGCGATACCTCCATCGATTCCTTGACAGCTAttagaatatataaaatctaaTGAGTATTCCGCCAAGGTAGTCGAAAGAACGCTGACTCACCAGTTGTTATGATATCGCTCATGGTGGGCGCACTGCCATTAAGCAAACCTAAAGACTTAAAACTATTACGCTTAGTATCacaattgtttgcttttgctggCTTGAGTGGAGTTCGGCTAGAGAGCAGTTCATCGGTTTCTACGGGGCATACGCCGGAATAAGAGAGGTTTATTAGACTTTGGATCGCAATGCGGTTATTAACTTTAGAATACCCACCTAAGGCGCAGCGCTCGTTGGCATTGGGATTAATGCCCACCGATTCGTAGCAATTTGCAAGGCTGGTGGCCGTCTGGCAGGcgttggaattggaattgtgTGAATTGGGGGACGAGGCGTTCGTTGGCATCGATTGTTCGGCGGCAGACTGGAAGCAT carries:
- the LOC6608922 gene encoding DCN1-like protein 3; translated protein: MGNCLKCFQSAAEQSMPTNASSPNSHNSNSNACQTATSLANCYESVGINPNANERCALETDELLSSRTPLKPAKANNCDTKRNSFKSLGLLNGSAPTMSDIITTAVKESMEVSHQTLSKLFDEYKDPDDEEMILTDGIERLCNDLNYQPDEFAILVLAWCLDASQMCRFTKVEFIEGLHKMRADTIASIRVRLEQTIEMLKADAEMFKQLYRFTFRFGLEPDQRVLSLEMAIDLWKLVFTVQTPDLFSNWIHFLEKHPNIRRIPKDTWNMYLNFTEQCDIQNYDDTEAWPSLFDDFVDYEKSRALVSSGIHDDDNNNDDPLQSHVKAEDPGLVS